Proteins from a single region of Phyllopteryx taeniolatus isolate TA_2022b chromosome 10, UOR_Ptae_1.2, whole genome shotgun sequence:
- the ubxn1 gene encoding UBX domain-containing protein 1 isoform X2 yields the protein MADLSTLESLLEMGFDRNRAERAVASTGNQGIEQAMDWLMEHENDPDIDEPYKAPVLEGLDKDQSGTQEPLLGDTAGVASGEGSQIGEAVRKPMTEEEKQQQVKRLEELMRAKQAERRERERAEELEKEKQRRKQGQELQQIRNRLQDDDMRKLTELRQREKMEDKLARQRVKDKIARDREERAQKFGGGGTSSTSTTSVQPSPLSPTTQGPPPIKKEYDESRIQVRLLDGSTITAVFKAQEPLAAVRVYVQVNGNTPEGQDFTLLSPYPRHVYTDMDMEKPLKELGLVPSAVLVVTKK from the exons ATGGCAGACTTATCAACGCTTGAGAGCCTTTTGGAGATGGGCTTCGACCGGAACAGAGC AGAAAGGGCTGTGGCCAGCACTGGGAACCAGGGGATCGAACAAGCTATGGACTG GTTAATGGAGCACGAGAATGACCCGGACATCGACGAGCCGTACAAGGCTCCGGTTCTGGAAGGACTGGACAAAGACCAGTCCGGCACACAGGAGCCTTTGCTCGGGGACACAGCGGGAG TTGCGAGCGGAGAAGGCAGCCAGATTGGTGAGGCTGTTAGAAAGCCCATGACAGAAGAGGAGAAACAACAGCAAGTCAAAAG GCTGGAGGAGCTGATGCGGGCAAAACAGGCAGAGCGGAGAGAGCGCGAACGTGCCGAGGAGCTGGAGAAAGAAAAGCAGCGGAGGAAGCAAGGCCAAGAGCTACAGCAGATTCGCAATAGGCTGCAAGACGACGACATGAGGAAGCTGACCGAGCTACGGCAGCGAGAGAAGATGGAGGACAAGTTGGCCAG GCAAAGGGTTAAAGACAAGATAGCACGAGACAGGGAGGAGAGAGCACAAAAG TTTGGAGGCGGAGGAACCTCAAGCACAAGTACTACTTCGGTCCAGCCCAGCCCATTGTCACCCACCACTCAGGGCCCACCCCCCATTAAGAAAGAGTATGACGAGTCCAGAATACAG GTGCGTCTGCTTGATGGGTCCACCATCACGGCGGTGTTTAAGGCCCAGGAGCCGCTGGCGGCGGTACGCGTCTACGTGCAGGTGAACGGCAACACGCCGGAGGGTCAGGACTTTACGCTGCTGTCCCCTTACCCCCGCCACGTCTACACTGATATGGATATGGAGAAGCCCCTCAAAGAGCTGG GCTTGGTGCCTTCAGCTGTGCTGGTTGTTACCAAAAAGTAA
- the ubxn1 gene encoding UBX domain-containing protein 1 isoform X1, translating to MTATLDHAALKMADLSTLESLLEMGFDRNRAERAVASTGNQGIEQAMDWLMEHENDPDIDEPYKAPVLEGLDKDQSGTQEPLLGDTAGVASGEGSQIGEAVRKPMTEEEKQQQVKRLEELMRAKQAERRERERAEELEKEKQRRKQGQELQQIRNRLQDDDMRKLTELRQREKMEDKLARQRVKDKIARDREERAQKFGGGGTSSTSTTSVQPSPLSPTTQGPPPIKKEYDESRIQVRLLDGSTITAVFKAQEPLAAVRVYVQVNGNTPEGQDFTLLSPYPRHVYTDMDMEKPLKELGLVPSAVLVVTKK from the exons ATGACAGCCACACTCGACCACGCAGCG CTGAAGATGGCAGACTTATCAACGCTTGAGAGCCTTTTGGAGATGGGCTTCGACCGGAACAGAGC AGAAAGGGCTGTGGCCAGCACTGGGAACCAGGGGATCGAACAAGCTATGGACTG GTTAATGGAGCACGAGAATGACCCGGACATCGACGAGCCGTACAAGGCTCCGGTTCTGGAAGGACTGGACAAAGACCAGTCCGGCACACAGGAGCCTTTGCTCGGGGACACAGCGGGAG TTGCGAGCGGAGAAGGCAGCCAGATTGGTGAGGCTGTTAGAAAGCCCATGACAGAAGAGGAGAAACAACAGCAAGTCAAAAG GCTGGAGGAGCTGATGCGGGCAAAACAGGCAGAGCGGAGAGAGCGCGAACGTGCCGAGGAGCTGGAGAAAGAAAAGCAGCGGAGGAAGCAAGGCCAAGAGCTACAGCAGATTCGCAATAGGCTGCAAGACGACGACATGAGGAAGCTGACCGAGCTACGGCAGCGAGAGAAGATGGAGGACAAGTTGGCCAG GCAAAGGGTTAAAGACAAGATAGCACGAGACAGGGAGGAGAGAGCACAAAAG TTTGGAGGCGGAGGAACCTCAAGCACAAGTACTACTTCGGTCCAGCCCAGCCCATTGTCACCCACCACTCAGGGCCCACCCCCCATTAAGAAAGAGTATGACGAGTCCAGAATACAG GTGCGTCTGCTTGATGGGTCCACCATCACGGCGGTGTTTAAGGCCCAGGAGCCGCTGGCGGCGGTACGCGTCTACGTGCAGGTGAACGGCAACACGCCGGAGGGTCAGGACTTTACGCTGCTGTCCCCTTACCCCCGCCACGTCTACACTGATATGGATATGGAGAAGCCCCTCAAAGAGCTGG GCTTGGTGCCTTCAGCTGTGCTGGTTGTTACCAAAAAGTAA